TTCCGCCTGGTGCAGTCCTTCAGCGTTGCAGAAAACATTATAATGGGCTCAAAAGAAGAAGGTTTCATTATCAATATGAAAAAAGTTCAGGATAAACTGGCCCGATTCTCGGAGGAATATGGCTTGAAAATTGACCCCAGAGCGAAGATTTGGCAGTTATCCGTGGGAGAGCAGCAAAGAGTTGAAATTATAAAAATGCTTTACCGGGGAGCCGAAATACTGATATTGGATGAACCGACGGCTGTATTGACACCTCAGGAATCAAGGGAACTCTTTGCTACTTTGCGACGGATGGCTGACCAAGGAAAAGGAGTTATCGTAATCACCCATAAACTGCAGGAAGTCCTGGATAATGCCGACCGGGTGACTGTCCTGCGCGACGGAAAATCTGTGGGGACTTATATCGGAAAAGAAATTGACAACAAACATCTGACCATGGCTATGGTCGGCAGGGATATAAATTTAAATGACAACCTGCCTTTTACAGACAAGGGAGATATTATTCTGGAACTTAAGAATGTATCAGCCCTTGGAGACCGGGGCCAACGGGCGCTAAAAAACCTCTCCCTCCAGGTTAGGCAGGGTGAAATACTGGGTATAGCTGGAGTTGCCGGCAATGGCCAAAAAGAAATGGCGGAAGTAATTGCCGGCCTTCGGGAAGTCGCCGCAGGGGAACTGCTGATACGGGGACAGCATTTCAACGGCAAAAACGCCCGGCACATGATAGATGCAAAGGTAAGCCTTATTCCGGAAGATCGCCTGGGAACCGGGTTGGTTGGGAGTCTTAATGCCCTTGATAACAGTATTTTAAAGAATTACCGGTCTGAATCCATTGGCCGGGGCTGGTTTATCAACTGGAAAAGAGTGCGTGCCTTTGCCCACGAACTGGTAGAACGTTTCGATATTAAGCTGGCGGGACTCGATGCACCGGTCAAGCTTTTATCCGGAGGAAATCTGCAAAAATTACTGCTGGCGCGGGAAATCTCAGGTAATCCGGACGTAATAGTGGCTGTCTATCCTGTCCGCGGCCTGGATATAGGGGCTGTTGAAACAGTACGCAGAATACTTCTGGAACAAAGGTCAGCCGGTAAAGGCATTATTCTGATATCTGAAGAGCTTGAAGAACTCTTCACTTTATCGGACAGGGTTGCAGTTTTGCACGAAGGGGAAATTATGGGTATCCTCTCCAGAGAGCAGTTTGACATAGAAAAAGTTGGCCTGATGATGGCCGGCCAAACAAAAGAGGTGAGTATATGAGCGGGCTGCCGATAGGTAACCACCGAGTGTTGGTTTTCGAAAAAAGGGATGATACATCTAAAACAGCCATGGTTTTAAACCCTATCCTTTCGGTAATCCTAGCCCTCCTCGTGGGCGCGGTATTTCTTGCTGTATCGGGACATAATCCCCTTGAAATTTATTCAGCCATGATAACAGGCGCCTTTGGTTCCTCCTACAGTCTGTCGGAAACAGTTGTAAAGGCTACGCCCTTGCTCTTGTGCGGTCTGGCCGTTTCCATAGCTTTCAGGATGCAGTTGTGGAACATTGGCGCTGAAGGCCAGTTTTATATGGGCGCTGTCGCCGCTTCCTGGTTTGCCCTCTTCCACAGTACAGGCTCCAGGTTTCTTGATCTTTCCCTCATGTTGCTGGTAGCATTTCTGGCCGGCGGTTTGTGGGGCCTGCTCCCTGCCGTGCCAAGGGCTCTGTGGAAAGTAAATGAAACTATTACAACCCTAATGTTGAACTATGTAGCTATTCTCTTTTCAAATTACCTTGTTTATGGCCCATGGAAGGACCCGAAGGGCATGAACTTTCCCCTGACGGCAATATTCCCTTCCAGTACTCTTCTACCCGTCCTTGGAAACACAAGAATTCACCTGGGCCTTATCTTTGGCCTGGTCTTGGCGATCATCCTTTACATCGTCCTCTGGCATACCAAGTGGGGCTATGAAATAAGAGTCATCGGCGAAAGTCCGGTAGCAGCCCGTTATGCAGGCATGAATATAGCAAAAAACATCCTGCTGGTTATGGCCTTAAGCGGTGGATTAGCCGGGATAGCCGGTATGACCGAAGTCTCCGGGATCACTCAACGGCTGCAGCCAAACTTATCCCCTGGATACGGATACTCGGCTATTATAGTCGCCTGGTTAGCAAGGCTTAATCCCTTCGCCATTATTCTGGTTTCTTTCCTGTTTGGCGGGCTGATGGTTGGCGGCTATAACATGCAGACCTTAGGTCTGCCGGCATCTGTAGTATCTATGCTGCAGGGCGCTATCCTCTTCTTTATCCTGGGAAGCGAGATTTTTACCAGGTACTCGCTAAAACTCAAGGCCACCCAAAAGAAAGGAGTTGTCTAAATGAACGAACCTTTGGTGGTAATCCTCTTGGCTACAGCAATTACGTCAGGAACACCGCTTCTTTACGCTGCCCTTGGCGAAATCCTTTCAGAACGGGTAGGCATACTAAACCTGGGAGTAGAAGGAATGATGTTAGTGGGGGCGGTTTCCGGTTATATTGTCACGGTGCATACCCACAACCACTGGATGGGTATCCTCGCCGCTATGGCAGCAGGCGGATTAATGGCCGCCATACATGCTTTCCTTGCAGTTACTCTGAGAGCTAACCAGGTTGTCAGCGGCTTGGCCCTAACCATTTTTGGCACAGGATTAAGCAGTTTTCTGGGCAAGCCTTATATAGGTCAGCCCGTACCAGATGTCTTTAAGCCTGTGGTCATCCCCGGCTTGTCAAAGATACCTTTCCTGGGCCCTATCCTGTTTCGGCATGATGCTCTTGTTTACCTGAGCTTTTTATTGGTGGCCGTCCTCTGGGTGCTCATTTTTCATACCCGTTGGGGCCTAAACATGCGGGCAGTAGGCGAAAACCCCGCCGCAGCCGACTCAATGGGAATACCCGTTTACTTAACAAGGTATATATATGTTATCATCGGCGGAATGCTGGCCGGCATTGGCGGTGCTTACCTATCCCTGGCCTATGCGCCGTCCTGGATAGAAAACATGACTGTAGGACGGGGCTGGATCGCGGTGGCCCTGGTAATCTTTGCGGTATGGCACCCCGGAAAGGCTCTGGTAGGAGCCTACATTTTCGGCGGGGTGGACTCCCTTGGATTCCGTATCCAGGCCCTTGGGGAACAGGCCTCTTTCCTTAAAACCATTTCACCGTTTTTCTTACAGATGCTCCCTTATGTAATGACTATAATAGTACTTATCTTTATCACAAGTGAAACTAAAAGACGCCGGGTCGGGACTCCTGCCGCTTTGGGGCTCCCTTATAACCGGGAAGAAAGATAGCAAGGAGCTGAAAAAATGGAATTATTAAAACAAAAAATTCGCGAGCACGGTATAGTCGTCTCAGACACAGTCCTAAAGGTTGATTCTTTCCTGAACCACCAACTGGACCCTGAATTAATATTAGAAATTGGTAAAGAAATTGCAAACCGGTTTAAAAACGACGGCGTTACCAAAGTACTGACCATTGAAGCTTCCGGAATTGCCGTAGCTCTTGCTGCCGCCATGGAACTTAAAGTACCGGTGGTTTTTGCCAAAAAAAATAAGCCTTCCACCTTGCAGGGTCAGATTTATTCTGCCCTGGTGCATTCTTTTACTAAAAATGAAGACGTAACCATCAGCGTATCGGCCAACTACCTGAAACCTAGCGACCGGGTTCTAATCATAGACGATTTCCTGGCCATGGGCGCCGCCTCAAAAGGGCTGGTAGAAATCGTCCGTCAGTCCAAAGCCCGCCTTGTTGGGATAGGTATTGTGATAGAAAAAGGTTTTCAGTCAGGAGGCCAGGAACTGCGTAACCAAGGAATCCGGGTGGAATCCCTGGTTACGGTAAAAAGTTTAGCTTCCGGGCAAATTGAGTTTTGCTAGCCTAATTCTGATTGCACCTCGCCCCTGGCGAGGCTTTTTCATTGCGGAAAAACCGTCTTTACTTAAAAACCTGATTATGCTAGAATTGTTTTTGTTTATATATATTAATTTCCAAAGGAGAGAACAGAATGTCCGCGGAAAGTAAAGGCGCGATAAAAGCTGCGTTGTTAGCCAACGGTCTTATAGCGGTGATGAAGCTTGTGGGGGCAATTATGAGCGGTTCCGCTTCTATGCTGGCAGAGTTTAAACACTCGGTAGGTGATTGGGCTAATGGTTTCTTTCTGCTCATAGGAATCCAGCAGTCTGAAAAGCCAGCAGATAACAAGTACAATTTCGGTCACGGGAAAAAGGCCTTTTTTTGGTCCTTTGTAGCCAGTCTGGGATTGCTGTTTATAGGTGGAGCCCTGTCAATTTACGGAGGAATCACTAAGGTAATTCACCCCGAACCCCTGGAGCATGTTACCCTTAACCTGGGCATCCTGGGACTAAGCATATTATTTGAGCTCTTTTCTTGTTATAAGGCAACAGTAGCCATATGCCACGAAGCAGGCGATAGTACAAAGGGCATCCGTGCAATTGGCAAAGCCTTCAGATACCTATCTCAAAGTCCTCCCGCCACCAGGTTTGTCTTCCTGGAAGACATGGCAGCCCTCCTTGGCCTAATTATTGCCGGAATCGCCATTGGAATTTCAGTGGCCGCTGATAATACCGTTTTTGACGGTTTAGCATCGGTCATTATCGGGCTCATCCTTTTTGCTATCGGTGTAACAAGCGCCAAAGATAATATGGAGGCTATCACGGGTGAATCTGCAGATATGAACACCACCCTTGAAATCGGTAATTTTGTAAAAACGATTAACCACGTCAAAGATGTAAACAAAATCAAATCTATGAGCGTAGGGCCCAACAAATATCTTTTTTACCTTGTCCTGGAAGCTGATGAACACATTCAGCTTAAAGATTTGGATGACCTGGCCCATGAAGTCGAGTTTAAACTGAAAGATAATTTTGAGCAGGTGGAGTTTGCCCATGTTATGTTTATAGCCGATAACTGTACTGATGACTGGGGAACCCACTGCAAAAATGTGAACGGTAACCTTCCAGCATAAACCTGAAGCCTACAATAATTGCAACGCCTGCCTAAATGCCTGTCCTACTGGCGCAGTCTGCCAGGACCCAGGGGAGAAAAAACTCATGCTGAATGCTTCATGTGTGACCGCTGCCGCGAAATATGTCTTGCTATCTTCAAACATGCGGGAACCCCTTGTCTTTTTGTCTGCGGTTTTACGGGCACAGTATCGCTCCCTTGTTAATATTTGTCTGTCACAACTCCTAAAGAAGATGCCTTAATAAAGGGTACGGTAACCGCTACTCCCTGAACTTTGTAATCGTCTTTAGTTATTTTCCCATCCTTACCCGCCAAATTAATGAAAACTCGTTCAAATTCCCCCTTTAATAAACAATTTGGCCGGACAAATGTATACAATTGGACAAAAAATTTTTGGCGCCTGATAATAAAAAGGATAAGTAAGCATTAAAAAAAGGTCGAATGGTTCCTTAGTTATACACAGGACCATTGACCTCTTTTGCATTTACCTTCAGATGCTGCACCCATTATCCTAAATGCGCTTCTACAGGTTTTTGATTACCTCATTACCGAATTCTGAACACTTGACTTCCTTGGCATTTTCCATCAGACGGGCAAAGTCGTAGGTTACAATACCACTGACTATGGTTTTTTCCAAAGCATTATAAATTAATTCAGCGGCTTCCTTCCAACCCAGGTATTCCAGCATCAGTACACCGGACAACAGTACGGAACCCGGGTTAACCTTATCGAGACCGGCATATTTCGGCGCTGTTCCATGGGTTGCCTCAAATACAGCATGTCCAGTTACATAATTTATGTTGGCCCCGGGGGCAATTCCAATGCCACCGACCTGAGCGGCCAAAGCATCAGAAATATAGTCGCCGTTCAGGTTAAGAGTGGCAATAACATCATAGTCTTTGGGCCTGTGCAGTATTTGCTGCAGAAAGGCATCGGCGATGCAATCCTTGATAATTATTCTACCTGCTGCTTCTGCTTCAGCTTGGGCCTTACTAGCAGCCTCTGTTCCTTCAGCTTCCGCAATCCTGTCATATTGAGCCCATGTAAACACCTTGTCCCCGTATTCCTTCTCGGCCAATTCATAACCCCAGTTCTTAAAAGCTCCTTCTGTAAATTTCATGATATTGCCTTTATGCACCAGGGTTACGCTTTTCCTACCGTTGGCCAGGGCGTATTCTATGGCGGCTCTTACCAGCCGGAAAGTACCCTCTTTGGATACAGGTTTAATACCAATACCGGAAGTTTCCGGGAAGCGAATTTTTTTAACTCCCATTTCTTCCTGCAGGAATTTGATAACCTTTTTAACTTCTTCACTGCCTTCCGGCCACTCTATCCCGGCATAGATATCTTCGGTATTCTCCCGGAATATTACCATATCTACCAATTCGGGATGTTTGACTGGCGAAGGCACTCCCTGGAAGTACCTTACCGGTCTCAAACATACGTATAAATCCAATTCCTGGCGCAGGGCCACATTCAAAGAACGGATCCCCCCGCCAACGGGAGTTGTCAGGGGCCCTTTTATTGCTACTATGTATTCCCTGATAGCGGTTAAAGTATCGGCAGGCATCCATTCGCCAAATTTATTAAAAGCCTTTTCGCCGGCATAGACTTCATACCAGGCAATTTTCTTCTTTCCGGCATAAGCTTTCTCGACCGCCGCATCCAAAATCCGGGACGCTGCAGCCCAAATATCCGGACCGATTCCATCGCCTTCGATGAAGGGAATTATAGGGTTGTCCGGTACATTAAGTTTTCCGTTTTCCAGCGTAATGGGAGTACCTTCTCTGGGTAAATCGTATTTTTCGAATTTGACCAAACTCCATCACCTCTTGTGCTTTTTATCCCCACTAATACATAATATCACATCATCCCAAAACAGGAAATTATTATTTTCTCCAAAACCTAAAGAGGTTTTTTCCCGAAAACTTCTTCATAAATATATACCAGCTCTTTATCAAACAAAGACCTTTTTAAGGCCACGGCATGGGACCGAATTTTTGGCAAAAGCTGGGCTGCGTCCGCTTCGCTGAGGTGGATGCCGTATTCAGCAAACTTCATCATTAAAGCCTTGGAACCTGAATGTTTGCCGATTACTATTTGCCGCTCCAACCCCACTTCTTCCGGGGCAAATACTTCGTAAGTTATAGGGTTTTTAATAGCGCCGTCGGCATGTATGCCTGATTCATGAGCAAACATATTTGACCCTACGATGGCCTTCCAGGCAGGGAGTTCCCGCCCGGAAGCGAGGGAAACGTATTCGGCCAAATCCCTGAACATATTGGTCTTGAATCCCAGGTCAATTTGCCAGATATGCTTGAGAGCCATCACCACTTCTTCCAGAGCAGCATTACCGGCGCGTTCGCCCAAGCCCATAACGGTCACTCCCACGTGGGAAGCGCCGGCCTTTATCCCGGCTAGAGCATTGGCCGTAGCCATACCGAAATCATTATGCGTATGCATTTCTATATCAATATCAACGTGTTTTTTTAACGTCTGGATATTTTCATAAGTAGTAAAAGGATCCAAAATACCTATGGTATCGCAATACCTGATTCTGTCTGCCCCCGCTTCTTTAGCCGCCCTGGCAAACTGGATAAGAAACTCCATATCACTGCGGGAAGCATCCTCAGCATTAACGGAAATATAAACCCCTTCCTTTTTGGCAAATTCAACGGCTTTGACCATATTTTCGAGCACCCATTCGCGTGATGTCTGTAGTTTATGCTGAATATGTATATCTGAAGTAGATATGGAAATCGCCACAGCGTCCACGCCGCACCTTAGAGTCTCTTCAATATCGGAAATAACTGCCCGGTTCCATCCCATAATACTGGCCTTCAGCCCGAGCTTGACGATCTCCTTAACGGCTTTTTCTTCATCACCGCCCATGACCGGAATACCGGCTTCTATCTGGTGAACTCCTAATTCGTCAAGCATCTGGGCAATTCTTACCTTTTCCTTGTTCGCAAATACTACTCCGGCCGTTTGCTCCCCATCGCGTAAAGTTGTATCCACAATTGTTATCTTTTTTTCCATCATTATTCCACCCCTCTCATATACAGCATTGGTTCTTTTCCAAGAGAGCCATATAATCTAATTCTAACACGAAATCTTTTTTTTGAGAAGCCACAAATTTAGAATATATTTGTTGTTTACCAGGTACAAAATAATGATAAAATTAAAATTGGCACCTTTTCTTGGGTGCCAATATATAAACTATTCCTTAAAAAGTGATAGATAATTTATCCATAACATTTTGTATCCTATTTAGTATAGTCACCTTGTCGGAACCTGCAAAAAGCAGCCCTACGGCGCGGTTCTGTTCATCCAATACCAAAGAACCGCTGTCGCCGCCCTGGGACATACCTGAAGCAATAATCTGGTCGGCAAAAACCGCTTCCGTTCCGTCACCCATATCAACCTGGACCGTGGCATTGACCGCTTTGACCTGCCCTTTTGTCACTCCGGTGGTCCTGCCGCTTTTCTTTATGTTCATCCCTACCTCGGCTTCAGCCACTCCTTTGACCGGACCAATATCCAGGATAGTCGGGTCAAGCCGGTTGGGATCGTTGGGTTTGGCCAGGGCCGCATCTATAATATTTGCCGTTTGTGTTTTCCGCAGGACCTTGACCACATACTTAGGAGCCACCATTTTTACCAGCACGTTTGCCCAAAACTCTGCTGCCGCTGCTTTTGCGCACGCCGGCTGGACCGTTTCCCGGTGCACCGGAACAAACTTGTATAAAGTGCCTATTTCATCCTTTCTCGTCCCCCCATCATGGGGTCCGGGCTGTAAAATGGGATCTCCTATCTTGGCTCTGCCGTCGTTACCGTTGCTTCCGTTGGCAAGGACATGGTTGTTTGACAATATGAGCAGTTGCCCGGTCTTTTTGTCCTTAACCACGGCCCCTAACGTTCCGGCCGTAATTTTATAATGCCCGATACTTACTCCCGGTTGTACTTTTTTATATTTTATCGTCCGGCTGGCCTGCAGTTTAATATCCCCGACTTCGATTACATCGGTGGGAATGCCGTTTATCTCTTTAGGAACAATATCGTGTACTCTAAGCTCGCTTTCAGGAAGTTTTTTCTTTACCAGAACAACAATGCTCATCGGCGCATCCGCACTGCTTATCGACCTGACCATCTTTTTGCCCATGCCCACTCCGCAGACATTGGCCCTGGAAAATAATGAATTTTGATATTT
This region of Thermincola ferriacetica genomic DNA includes:
- a CDS encoding ABC transporter ATP-binding protein, translating into MKAPLVKMQAITKKFPGVIANQDVNFELLPGEIHALLGENGAGKSTLMSILTGLYMPDEGEIYIRGRKTRFSSPRDAIDAGIGMVHQHFRLVQSFSVAENIIMGSKEEGFIINMKKVQDKLARFSEEYGLKIDPRAKIWQLSVGEQQRVEIIKMLYRGAEILILDEPTAVLTPQESRELFATLRRMADQGKGVIVITHKLQEVLDNADRVTVLRDGKSVGTYIGKEIDNKHLTMAMVGRDINLNDNLPFTDKGDIILELKNVSALGDRGQRALKNLSLQVRQGEILGIAGVAGNGQKEMAEVIAGLREVAAGELLIRGQHFNGKNARHMIDAKVSLIPEDRLGTGLVGSLNALDNSILKNYRSESIGRGWFINWKRVRAFAHELVERFDIKLAGLDAPVKLLSGGNLQKLLLAREISGNPDVIVAVYPVRGLDIGAVETVRRILLEQRSAGKGIILISEELEELFTLSDRVAVLHEGEIMGILSREQFDIEKVGLMMAGQTKEVSI
- a CDS encoding ABC transporter permease codes for the protein MSGLPIGNHRVLVFEKRDDTSKTAMVLNPILSVILALLVGAVFLAVSGHNPLEIYSAMITGAFGSSYSLSETVVKATPLLLCGLAVSIAFRMQLWNIGAEGQFYMGAVAASWFALFHSTGSRFLDLSLMLLVAFLAGGLWGLLPAVPRALWKVNETITTLMLNYVAILFSNYLVYGPWKDPKGMNFPLTAIFPSSTLLPVLGNTRIHLGLIFGLVLAIILYIVLWHTKWGYEIRVIGESPVAARYAGMNIAKNILLVMALSGGLAGIAGMTEVSGITQRLQPNLSPGYGYSAIIVAWLARLNPFAIILVSFLFGGLMVGGYNMQTLGLPASVVSMLQGAILFFILGSEIFTRYSLKLKATQKKGVV
- a CDS encoding ABC transporter permease; protein product: MNEPLVVILLATAITSGTPLLYAALGEILSERVGILNLGVEGMMLVGAVSGYIVTVHTHNHWMGILAAMAAGGLMAAIHAFLAVTLRANQVVSGLALTIFGTGLSSFLGKPYIGQPVPDVFKPVVIPGLSKIPFLGPILFRHDALVYLSFLLVAVLWVLIFHTRWGLNMRAVGENPAAADSMGIPVYLTRYIYVIIGGMLAGIGGAYLSLAYAPSWIENMTVGRGWIAVALVIFAVWHPGKALVGAYIFGGVDSLGFRIQALGEQASFLKTISPFFLQMLPYVMTIIVLIFITSETKRRRVGTPAALGLPYNREER
- a CDS encoding xanthine phosphoribosyltransferase, which produces MELLKQKIREHGIVVSDTVLKVDSFLNHQLDPELILEIGKEIANRFKNDGVTKVLTIEASGIAVALAAAMELKVPVVFAKKNKPSTLQGQIYSALVHSFTKNEDVTISVSANYLKPSDRVLIIDDFLAMGAASKGLVEIVRQSKARLVGIGIVIEKGFQSGGQELRNQGIRVESLVTVKSLASGQIEFC
- a CDS encoding cation diffusion facilitator family transporter, producing MSAESKGAIKAALLANGLIAVMKLVGAIMSGSASMLAEFKHSVGDWANGFFLLIGIQQSEKPADNKYNFGHGKKAFFWSFVASLGLLFIGGALSIYGGITKVIHPEPLEHVTLNLGILGLSILFELFSCYKATVAICHEAGDSTKGIRAIGKAFRYLSQSPPATRFVFLEDMAALLGLIIAGIAIGISVAADNTVFDGLASVIIGLILFAIGVTSAKDNMEAITGESADMNTTLEIGNFVKTINHVKDVNKIKSMSVGPNKYLFYLVLEADEHIQLKDLDDLAHEVEFKLKDNFEQVEFAHVMFIADNCTDDWGTHCKNVNGNLPA
- the icd gene encoding NADP-dependent isocitrate dehydrogenase gives rise to the protein MVKFEKYDLPREGTPITLENGKLNVPDNPIIPFIEGDGIGPDIWAAASRILDAAVEKAYAGKKKIAWYEVYAGEKAFNKFGEWMPADTLTAIREYIVAIKGPLTTPVGGGIRSLNVALRQELDLYVCLRPVRYFQGVPSPVKHPELVDMVIFRENTEDIYAGIEWPEGSEEVKKVIKFLQEEMGVKKIRFPETSGIGIKPVSKEGTFRLVRAAIEYALANGRKSVTLVHKGNIMKFTEGAFKNWGYELAEKEYGDKVFTWAQYDRIAEAEGTEAASKAQAEAEAAGRIIIKDCIADAFLQQILHRPKDYDVIATLNLNGDYISDALAAQVGGIGIAPGANINYVTGHAVFEATHGTAPKYAGLDKVNPGSVLLSGVLMLEYLGWKEAAELIYNALEKTIVSGIVTYDFARLMENAKEVKCSEFGNEVIKNL
- the nifV gene encoding homocitrate synthase, producing the protein MMEKKITIVDTTLRDGEQTAGVVFANKEKVRIAQMLDELGVHQIEAGIPVMGGDEEKAVKEIVKLGLKASIMGWNRAVISDIEETLRCGVDAVAISISTSDIHIQHKLQTSREWVLENMVKAVEFAKKEGVYISVNAEDASRSDMEFLIQFARAAKEAGADRIRYCDTIGILDPFTTYENIQTLKKHVDIDIEMHTHNDFGMATANALAGIKAGASHVGVTVMGLGERAGNAALEEVVMALKHIWQIDLGFKTNMFRDLAEYVSLASGRELPAWKAIVGSNMFAHESGIHADGAIKNPITYEVFAPEEVGLERQIVIGKHSGSKALMMKFAEYGIHLSEADAAQLLPKIRSHAVALKRSLFDKELVYIYEEVFGKKPL